ACTATTTTTACTCTCACGATTTTATAGCATGGAAAAATAGGATATATTTAAAATGCGTACACTAGTCAGGATTTTTAAATCCATCCTTTAACCATTTCGCTGTCAATGTTTCTGCATATAACATCTCTTCTGGTGTGCCTTCAAATATAATTTTACCGCCTTGCTTTCCTCCTCCTGAACCCAATTCTATTACCCAGTCGCTTGCTGCTATAAAGTCTAAATTGTGTTCGATTATGATAACAGAGTTACCTTTATTTACAAGATTTTGAAATACATCTAAGAGTTTTCCATTATCTTTTGTGTGTAATCCTAAGGATGGCTCGTCCAACAGATAGATTTGTCCTTCCTTTTGTAAGTGGCTTGCAAGTTTCAATCGCTGGGTTTCTCCTCCGCTTAGGGAACTTGTCGTTTGCCCTAGCGTTAAATACTCTAACCCAACCTCTTTTAGTGTGTTTACCCTTTTTATGATTTTTGGTATTTTGAAATAATTCATAGCCTGATCTATCGTTAATTGTAAAATCTCTATTATATTTTTACCCTGATATCGGTAAGACAGCGCTTCGTCGGAATATCGCGTTCCATCACATGCTTCACATTCAATTGTTACAGGATCTGCAAATGCTACATCGGGGGTAATGACCCCTTTTCCTTTGCAGACAGGACATGCTCCTAAAGAGTTAAAGCTGAATAAACCGGCTGGCTGTCCTGTTTCCTTTGAAAATATGGAACGAATATCATCCATTATCCCCATATAAGTAGCGAGTGTCGAACGGCTGGAGATACCTATACTTCTTTGTCCTACCATGATTGTTTCCGGATAGCTTTCAGAGAATGCTTCCATCATTAAAGAGCTTTTACCTGAACCAGATACGCCACATATAGAGACTAAAACATTTTTAGGAATTGTTACATTTATGTTTTTTAAGTTATGATTACTTGCTCTAATTATTGTAAAATAATCATTGCTATTCCTTGGATTTTTGTTTATGTTCAGCTTGTGATTCAGTAGCGCTGCAGTTGGAGATTCTTTTAGTTCTGCCAATTTTCCTTGGTAGACAACTTCCCCTCCATCTACACCTGCTCCAGGACCCATTTCTATTATTTCATCCGCTGCTTTTATTACAGATAAATCGTGTTCAATTATAATTACCGTGTTATGCTGCTCTTTCAGACTTTTCAGCATCTGTATTAACATATCCACTTCTTCTGGATGAAGCCCTGCACTCGGTTCATCGAAAATATAGGTGATATTATTTAGACTGCTTCCTAAATGGCGGGCAATCTTTACTCTTTGAGCTTCACCACCAGACAATGTCCCCATTTTCCTTGATAGGCTCAAATAGCCTAATCCCATTTCAACTAGTTGTTTAATATGCGGGATTGCTTGGTGTGCTATCGCTTCTCCCATAGAATCTTTTATGTTCCCTAGTTCCTTTAGTAATTCTGTAAGCTCTAATTGATCATATTCTGCGATGTTCAGCCCGTCTATTCTGCATTCTAATACCTTCGGATTTAAACCTGAACCTTGACACGTTGGACATAATGAATGGGTTGATACTGCTAAGACGTCATCTTGGGTTACTCCTTTTAGCTTTGTAATATCTCTGTTGATATAAAGACGCGTAAATCTGGGCAATAACCCATCCCAATCATGTTTTTGAGGTCCATGTTTTGTGTGAAATGGTGCATTGACTTTTTCACCTGCTCGAGGACCATATAATAGTAAATGGCGTTTTTCCTCCGGGTAGTCTTTTATTGGTATATCTGGATCAAATAATCCACAGGTCATCATCCAGTTACCCTGCCAACCCGACGGCGATAATGGCTTAAACCTTACTGCATAATCTCGAAGCGACTTATCAAAATCGATAATCTTATTTAAGTCTGGGGCAACTACTTCTCCAAATCCACTGCATTCTGGACATCTCCCAAAGGAACTATGGCTCGAAAATTCGGTTGCAGAACCAATTGACGGCTTTCCTATTCTTGAAAACAAAAGTCTAATCAATGGATCTATATCCATATAAGTACCGACAGTTGATCGGGAATTTCCTCCTAAAGGTCTTTGTTCCACTACGACAACCGGGCTTAAATTCTGCATAAGATCTGCTTGGGGTCTCTCGTATCTTGGCATTTGATATCTGACATAGTGAGGGTAGTTTAAAATCATTAGCCTTCTGCTTTCTGTAGCTAATGTATCAAATACAACGGAGCTTTTTCCTGAGCCTGAAAGACCAGTAAATACAATAATTTTTCCTTTTGGTATGTTTAAATCTATGTTTTTTAGATTATTCTCTTTAAGCCCTCTTAAAATAATTTCATCTTTTACTTCAAACATTTTGTCATCCTTCCTTTTAGTTCACTACAAGTCTAACCAAAATTGGATTAAAAATAATTGCTAAAAGTTTGTAAAGAAGTCCCGCGCAAGATCAATAGATTAATATGTTCTAACATAATCAAAACAGGTGCAGGTGCCAGTACTTTTACTTTATACATACAACCAAAAAAAAGCGAGTTCTAAATGCTGATTAGAGATCGCTTTTTTTCAACAATAGTCTGGGAGTGACAGACACCTGTCTGAATTTATGATCCAATTTATCCATAGAAATCCCCTCCTCAATTCTATTTTAGTAATCCGGCTTTTTGGATAGTTCATCTAAAATCCGTTTATCCGTATTAGCAATACATTACAAGAATTCCTTAAATAAAGTAAAAAGAACAAAAGACTTTATTCCGATTCCCTGCAACTCCAAAACGGCTTTTATGATATAATTACACGTCTCTCTGAGGGAATTAATATTTAGCAATGATTTCAAACTTATGTTCCTAACGCCATTTGCCAGTGTTCCATATAACTCATACATAAATCTGTTTAGATTTGTTAATGATAGGAAAACACATGAAAAATAGGAAGTGATTATTCATGGTTTTTATACTCATTTCTATCCTCATTTTTAGTATAATTATTTACTTTATGCCAAAGCGAATGACGTTAATGGAGATGTATGCAACTTCATGGTTTGCATTAACGTTTGTATTAACTGTCGATTCATACCTTGCCTTAAAACATGACCTTTACGGTTATTTTTTTAAAGATTATTTTGACTATAGAACGTTAATTGTTCATTTTGGTGTTTATCCAACTTACAACGCTATTTTCCTGAATTTTTTCCCTAAAAATAGGTGGAATCAATTGTTCTATATTCTGCTTCATTCATTAATTTTGATCGGATATGAATGGGCAACAATTCAAGCTGGTGCGTTTCATTATAAGAATTGGGAAACATGGTATTCAGCTCTGGCTTATCCAATCATATTGTTGATTCTTTATCTGAACTTAAAAGTGCTAAGATTATTGAAGAATAAGAACTAACTTTTATTGCATCCCAAATATGTTCCATCTCAATAGAAGGGTTTAATGAAGATGAAAAATACAAATGAATATAAATCCCCTATCGCCGCTTTATTATGGTCTGTCATGATGACAGGTTTCGGGCAATTTTATAATGGACAATATATTTTTGGTGCATTACTTTTCATATTTGAAATTGCTGCAAACGGACTATCTAGTTTAAATATGTCCATTTTACACTCCTTCCACGGCAATACACAGCAAGCGCACGATGTTTTCGATCATCAATGGGGGTTATTCTATCCTTCCTCATACGCTTTTTCAATCTGGCAAGCATATAACAAAGCAATCGTCATTAATTGTCAGCAAGAGAAAAGAGATTATCCTAAAGAGACATACTTAACTGGTTTTTTTATTTTATTTGTTATCGGTATGAATTTAGGTGTGTACTACCATCACCATTTATTAAGTGGTATTCCCTTTTTTTCTAGTCCGATATTTAATGGATTATCCTGGGGATTTTTATTTGGTATTACTGGTCATTTTGCTGAAAAATATATAAAAGCAAAAAGAAATATAGGTAAAGATTAATTTTGATTACCTAATAAGAGGGGATAGCTCTGCCGCTGGTTATGATTGTCATTAATGTTCTAACCCCTTCATCAATTGTTGCTTTAAATTTCTAACTGGACAATCATTTTCTTTATGACTCATCTCTAATAATTTATTTCCCTTTTTACTATGAAATCTTCAAGTGTGATTTTTATTCCAAGGATAATCTGTAAATTCAATGCTAACAGATTAAGTAGTCAGCCTGATAGAATGCTATACGTGGGATTTTGAGTTTCGTGCTGAAAGCAAAAAAAGACTTTCAACAATTATGTTGAAAGTCTTTATAATATTTACTTTAGATACCGGTGGTCGGGGTCGAACCGACACGTCCCAGGGGACACGGGATTTTGAGTCCCGCGCGTCTGCCAATTCCGCCACACCGGCATTTGGAGGCGGTAACCGGATTTGAACCGGTGATAAAGGTTTTGCAGACCTCTGCCTTACCACTTGGCTATACCGCCAAAAATAAATGGAGCGGAAGACGGGATTCGAACCCGCGACCCCCACCTTGGCAAGGTGGTGTTCTACCACTGAACTACTTCCGCGAATGGCTGGGCCACTAGGATTCGAACCTAGGATACACGGGATCAAAACCCGATGCCTTACCGCTTGGCTATGGCCCAATCAATTATTATATGAAGGGCGATCGATGGGGATCGAACCCACGTATGCCGGAGCCACAATCCGGTGCGTTAACCACTTCGCCACGATCGCCATATAAAGTTGTAAATGGCAGGGGTAGTAGGAATCGAACCCACATCAAAGGTTTTGGAGACCTTCGTTTTACCATTAAACTATACCCCTACAATTTAAATGGTGGAGGGGGGCAGATTCGAACTGCCGAACCCTGAGGGAGCGGATTTACAGTCCGCCGCGTTTAGCCACTTCGCTACCCCTCCAACTAAATTGAAGTAAATGGTGGCTCGGGACGGAATCGAACCGCCGACACACGGATTTTCAGTCCGTTGCTCTACCGACTGAGCTACCGAGCCATTTTATTTTAAATGGCGGTCCGGACGGGACTCGAACCCGCGACCTCCTGCGTGACAGGCAGGCATTCTAACCAACTGAACTACCGGACCATTTTTGGTTGCGGGGGCAGGATTTGAACCTACGACCTTTGGGTTATGAGCCCAACGAGCTACCAGACTGCTCCACCCCGCGATAGGAATGATTTATCTTGTTTGAAGATGGTGGAGGATGCAGGGCTCGAACCTGCGACCCCCTGCTTGTAAGGCAGGTGCTCTCCCAGCTGAGCTAATCCTCCGTATTGGTGACCCGTACGGGATTCGAACCCGTGTTACCGCCGTGAAAGGGCGGTGTCTTAACCGCTTGACCAACGGGCCTTTTCTATGTAAATTGTGGCGGAGAGCGAGGGATTCGAACCCTCGAGGCCGCGTAAACGGCCTACACGATTTCCAATCGTGCTCCTTCGGCCACTCGGACAGCTCTCCATATGGCTCCACAGGTAGGATTCGAACCTACGACCGATCGGTTAACAGCCGATTGCTCTACCACTGAGCTACTGTGGAATAATCCAAATTGAAATCTACTTGGTTCTTCAGACATAAATTGCTCGTCCTACCAAATGAGATATTTTAGAGTAGCTTCATTCCTATTATATATCTGATATATAGTAAGGAATTTACTTGCCTGGCGGCGTCCTACTCTTGCAGGGACAAAGTCCCAACTACCATCGGCGCTGAAGAGCTTAACTTCTGTGTTCGGTATGGGAACAGGTGTGGCCTCTTCGCTATTGCTACCAGACAATTCAATTATCACCCAAGTGTACCTCAAGAAAATCAGTGACAACCAATATTATAATCGTTTTTAGAAAAAAATCAAGTATAAAGTTGTTACTTTATAAGGTTTATACCTTAAAAACTAAATAAGAGTAAACCAGACATCAAATAAAGAAGTTAGTTAAGTCCTCGATCGATTAGTATCCGTAAGCTCCACGTGTCACCACGCTTCCACACCGAACCTATCAACCTCATCGTCTCTGAGGGATCTTACTCACTCGAAGTGATGGGAAGTCTCATCTTGAGGGGGGCTTCATGCTTAGATGCTTTCAGCACTTATCCTTTCCACACGTAGCTACCCAGCAATGCTCCTGGCGGAACAACTGGTACACCAGCGGTGTGTCCATCCCGGTCCTCTCGTACTAAGGACAGCTCCTCTCAAACTTCCAACGCCCACGACGGATAGGGACCGAACTGTCTCACGACGTTCTGAACCCAGCTCGCGTACCGCTTTAATGGGCGAACAGCCCAACCCTTGGGACCGACTACAGCCCCAGGATGCGATGAGCCGACATCGAGGTGCCAAACCTCCCCGTCGATGTGAACTCTTGGGGGAGATAAGCCTGTTATCCCCGGGGTAGCTTTTATCCGTTGAGCGATGGCCCTTCCATGCGGAACCACCGGATCACTAAGCCCGACTTTCGTCCCTGCTCGACTTGTAGGTCTCGCAGTCAAGCTCCCTTCTGCCTTTACACTCTTCGAATGATTTCCAACCATTCTGAGGGAACCTTTGGGCGCCTCCGTTACCTTTTGGGAGGCGACCGCCCCAGTCAAACTGCCCGCCTGACACTGTCTCCGAACCGGATCACGGTCCTGGGTTAGAATGTCCATACAGCCAGGGTGGTATCCCACGGATGCCTCACCGTAAGCTAGCGCTCACGAGTCCAAGGCTCCCACCTATCCTGTACAAGCTGCACAGACATTCAATATCAGGCTACAGTAAAGCTCCACGGGGTCTTTCCGTCCTGTCGCGGGTAATGCGCATCTTCACGCATAGTATAATTTCACCGGGTCTCTCGTTGAGACAGTGCCCAAGTCGTTGCACCTTTCGTGCGGGTCGGAACTTACCCGACAAGGAATTTCGCTACCTTAGGACCGTTATAGTTACGGCCGCCGTTTACTGGGGCTTCGGTTCAAAGCTTCGGGCTAAAAGCCCTAACCCTTCCCCTTAACCTTCCAGCACCGGGCAGGTGTCAGCCCCTATACTTCGCCTTTCGGCTTCGCAGAGACCTGTGTTTTTGCTAAACAGTCGCTTGGGCCTATTCACTGCGGCTCCTCCATAAAGGAGCACCCCTTCTCCCGAAGTTACGGGGTCATTTTGCCGAGTTCCTTAACGAGAGTTCTCCCGCTCACCTTAGGATTCTCTCCTCGCCTACCTGTGTCGGTTTGCGGTACGGGCACCTATGATCTAACTAGAGGCTTTTCTTGGCAGTGTGAAATCAGGAACTTCGGTACTAGAGTTTCCCTCCCCATCACAGCTTGAAATTGCCAGACGGATTTGCCTATCTGACTTTCTCACTGCTTGGGCGCACCTATCCATCAGTGCGCATTCCTTATCCTTCTGCGTCCCCCCATCGCTCAAACAATCATGAGGTGGTACAGGAATATCTACCTGTTGTCCATCGCCTACGCCTTTCGGCCTCGGCTTAGGTCCCGACTAACCCTGAGAGGACGAGCCTTCCTCAGGAAACCTTAGGCATTCGGTGAAAGAGATTCTCACTCTTTTTTCGCTACTCATACCGGCATTCTCACTTCTAAGCGCTCCACCAGTCCTCACGGTCTGACTTCACAGCACTTAGAACGCTCTCCTACCATTGTTCGTAAGAACAATCCGCAGCTTCGGTGATACGTTTAGCCCCGGTACATTTTCGGCGCAGAGTCACTCGACCAGTGAGCTATTACGCACTCTTTAAATGATGGCTGCTTCTAAGCCAACATCCTGGTTGTCTGGGCAACTCCACATCCTTTTCCACTTAACGTATACTTTGGGACCTTAGCTGGCGGTCTGGGCTGTTTCCCTTTCGACTATGAACCTTATCACCCATAGTCTGACTCCCAAGTAAAAGTAACTGGCATTCGGAGTTTGACTGAATTCGGTAACCCGGTGAGGGCCCCTAGTCCAATCAGTGCTCTACCTCCAGTACTCTATTTCTTGAGGCTAGCCCTAAAGCTATTTCGGAGAGAACCAGCTATCTCCGTGTTCGATTGGCATTTCACCCCTACCCACACCTCATCCCCGCATTTTTCAACATACGTGGGTTCGGGCCTCCAGTCAGTGTTACCTGACCTTCACCCTGGACATGGGTAGATCACACGGTTTCGGGTCTACGACCGCATACTCATTCGCCCTATTCAGACTCGCTTTCGCTGCGGCTCCGTGTCTTCCACTTAACCTTGCATACGATCGTAACTCGCCGGTCCATTCTACAAAAGGTACGCCGTTACCCATTAACGGGCTTCGACTACTTGTAGGCACACGGTTTCAGGTTCTATTTCACTCCCCTCCCGGGGTGCTTTTCACCTTTCCCTCACGGTACTGGTTCACTATCGGTCACTAGGGAGTATTTAGCCTTGGGAGATGGTCCTCCCGGATTCCGACGGAATTTCACGTGTTCCGCCGTACTCAGGATACACTCCGGAGAGAATTCCTTTTCAATTACAGGGCTCTTACCTTCTTTGGCTGACCGTTCCAGGTCGATTCGTTTAAAGAATTCCTTGGTAACTCCAATGGAATGTCCTACAACCCCAGAAAGCAAGCTTTCTGGTTTGGGCTCTTTCCGTTTCGCTCGCCGCTACTCAGGAAATCGATTTTTCTTTCTCTTCCTCCGGGTACTGAGATGTTTCAGTTCCCCGGGTCTACCTCATGCACCCTATGTATTCAGATGCATGTACTGTTCCATTACGAACAGTGGGTTCCCCCATTCGGAAATCCCCGGATCAAAGTTTACTTACAACTCCCCGAGGCATATCGGTGTTAGTCCCGTCCTTCATCGGCTCCTAGTGCCAAGGCATCCACCGTGCGCCCTTATTCACTTAACTAAGTTACAGTAAATAAGCGTACTAATTATTAGCCTTGCTTTATTTAATCCAGCTTCAGCTCCTGAGAACAGTCGCTTCAGCCTTTTACATTAATATTGATGTCGTTGTTACTCTTATTTAGTTTTCAAGGTACAAATAGAGAGATTTGCTCTCTCAAAACTGAACCAAACAACACAGTATGTCGGGCCTACAGGATGTAGGTCATGCCGATGTTGCCACAGGACGTGGCGATCTTAATCGGCCTTCCTTAACCCGTAGGGTTCCGTAATAATCCTTAGAAAGGAGGTGATCCAGCCGCACCTTCCGATACGGCTACCTTGTTACGACTTCACCCCAATCATTAGTCCCACCTTCGGCGGCTGGCTCCAAAAGGTTACCTCACCGACTTCGGGTGTTACCAACTCTCGTGGTGTGACGGGCGGTGTGTACAAGGCCCGGGAACGTATTCACCGCGGCATGCTGATCCGCGATTACTAGCGATTCCGGCTTCATGTAGGCGAGTTGCAGCCTACAATCCGAACTGAGAATGGTTTTATGGGATTGGCTTGACCTCGCGGGTTCGCTTCCCTTTGTTCCATCCATTGTAGCACGTGTGTAGCCCAGGTCATAA
This region of Oceanobacillus sp. FSL K6-2867 genomic DNA includes:
- a CDS encoding ATP-binding cassette domain-containing protein: MFEVKDEIILRGLKENNLKNIDLNIPKGKIIVFTGLSGSGKSSVVFDTLATESRRLMILNYPHYVRYQMPRYERPQADLMQNLSPVVVVEQRPLGGNSRSTVGTYMDIDPLIRLLFSRIGKPSIGSATEFSSHSSFGRCPECSGFGEVVAPDLNKIIDFDKSLRDYAVRFKPLSPSGWQGNWMMTCGLFDPDIPIKDYPEEKRHLLLYGPRAGEKVNAPFHTKHGPQKHDWDGLLPRFTRLYINRDITKLKGVTQDDVLAVSTHSLCPTCQGSGLNPKVLECRIDGLNIAEYDQLELTELLKELGNIKDSMGEAIAHQAIPHIKQLVEMGLGYLSLSRKMGTLSGGEAQRVKIARHLGSSLNNITYIFDEPSAGLHPEEVDMLIQMLKSLKEQHNTVIIIEHDLSVIKAADEIIEMGPGAGVDGGEVVYQGKLAELKESPTAALLNHKLNINKNPRNSNDYFTIIRASNHNLKNINVTIPKNVLVSICGVSGSGKSSLMMEAFSESYPETIMVGQRSIGISSRSTLATYMGIMDDIRSIFSKETGQPAGLFSFNSLGACPVCKGKGVITPDVAFADPVTIECEACDGTRYSDEALSYRYQGKNIIEILQLTIDQAMNYFKIPKIIKRVNTLKEVGLEYLTLGQTTSSLSGGETQRLKLASHLQKEGQIYLLDEPSLGLHTKDNGKLLDVFQNLVNKGNSVIIIEHNLDFIAASDWVIELGSGGGKQGGKIIFEGTPEEMLYAETLTAKWLKDGFKNPD